The following coding sequences are from one Eriocheir sinensis breed Jianghai 21 chromosome 13, ASM2467909v1, whole genome shotgun sequence window:
- the LOC126997788 gene encoding piggyBac transposable element-derived protein 4-like, with protein sequence MGWKGNSSMRQYNPNKPHKYHIKSYKLVETSTGYLSNIILHDTTSRTVDEVVLTLLDESPYNKHEGYAVFTDRFYTSPDLFWHLRTVDGYDATGTCMSNRHQFTPELKCAKGKSKKGEVHSYIATHGDDNLVAMRWRDAKDVFMLSTEETADLIECDSQRGRVKKMKPAMVPLYNKNMGGVDLNDYLESKYSPCRATRKMWKKLAMYLVSTAVTNAYIIFRMVCKDRNRKMPRSPHFAFREALGNIMLTMCDTRPPPNVPAVLHTAPVSLGHLPASYPPLPLEA encoded by the coding sequence ATGGGGTGGAAGGGTAACAGCAGCATGCGGCAGTATAATCCAAACAAGCCCCACAAGTATCACATCAAGTCATACAAACTTGTGGAGACAAGTACGGGATACTTGTCCAACATTATACTGCACGACACAACCTCCCGCACTGTGGATGAGGTTGTCCTTACACTGCTGGACGAGTCACCCTACAATAAGCATGAAGGATACGCTGTGTTCACGGACAGGTTTTACACCTCACCCGACCTCTTCTGGCACTTGCGAACTGTTGATGGTTACGACGCAACAGGGACCTGCATGTCAAATCGTCATCAGTTCACTCCTGAGCTCAAGTGCGCCAAAGGCAAGTCCAAGAAGGGGGAGGTCCACAGCTACATCGCCACACATGGAGATGACAATTTGGTTGCAATGCGGTGGAGGGATGCAAAGGATGTCTTCATGTTATCAACCGAGGAGACTGCTGACCTGATAGAATGTGACAGCCAGCGCGGTCGTGTGAAGAAAATGAAGCCAGCAATGGTTCCGCTCTACAATAAGAACATGGGAGGGGTGGACCTGAACGACTACCTGGAGTCAAAGTACAGCCCATGCCGTGCCACCAGGAAGATGTGGAAGAAGCTTGCGATGTACCTAGTGAGCACAGCAGTCACTAATGCGTACATAATCTTCCGCATGGTGTGTAAGGACCGCAACCGCAAGATGCCAAGGAGCCCCCATTTCGCATTCCGTGAAGCGCTGGGGAACATCATGCTCACGATGTGTGACACACGCCCTCCACCCAACGTTCCTGCTGTATTGCACACGGCCCCAGTCAGCCTAGGGCACCTACCAGCATCATATCCTCCGTTGCCTCTTGAAGCTTAG